A stretch of Bradyrhizobium sp. AZCC 2262 DNA encodes these proteins:
- a CDS encoding molybdopterin-dependent oxidoreductase, with the protein MTLQINGKEFSESPRAGQCLRTFLRELGHFGVKTGCDAGDCGACTVLLDGEPVHSCLIPAFRADGHAVTTIEGLAPDGDTHPMQQAFLDAQGFQCGFCTSGMILTCASLNQAQRQDLGASLKGNICRCTGYRSIEDALNGRNNIEDADAGIAFGRSLPAPAGPRVVRGSEPYTFDVAPEGLLHIKMLRSPHPHANIISIDKTAALGVTGVHSVLTFEDAPDRLFSTARHEWDWMDPDDTRVLDNVARFIGQKVAAVVAETEAAAEEGCRKLKIQYEILPAAVDPVAAIAPDAPVLHADKTQANRVANAARNIVAEIHGEFGDVAAALAQAAVTYEGAFATQRVQHAALETHGGLAWVDGDGILNVRSSTQVPFLTRRTLADLFHLPLHKVRVFCERVGGGFGGKQEMFVEDILALAALKTGRPVKFELTREEQFISTSTRHPMQVTVKAGADKGGKLTALQLDVLSNTGAYGNHAGPVLFHSVNECIGVYNCPNKKVDGIAAYTNTVPAGAFRGYGLPQTLIAVEAAIDELAKQLGISPFEMRRRNVVKPGDPMLSPPESKYHDVFYGSYGLDQCLDLVERAMAADEPKPELSADWLTGDGIALTMIDTVPPAGHFADCSIALRDDGSFDLTVGTAEFGNGTSTVHRQIAASALATSVDRIRLLQSDTAQDGHDTGAYGSAGIFVAGRATQIAAEALAAQLKQFAASLLGENADACALDNHATVCAGRRTPYALLAASAQSLGKALSASGNSSGTPRSVAFNVQGFRVAVNKYTGEIKILKSVQAADAGRVANPMQCRGQVEGGVAQSLGATLYEEMVIDDNGRVINPKFRDYHLPSFADVPRTEVLFADTTDTLGPMGAKSMSESPYNPVAAALGNAIANATGIRFTATPFKPDRLWPMLHEKFGK; encoded by the coding sequence ATGACACTCCAGATCAACGGCAAGGAGTTTTCCGAATCCCCGCGAGCCGGGCAGTGCCTGCGAACGTTCCTGCGCGAACTCGGGCATTTCGGCGTCAAGACGGGCTGCGACGCCGGCGACTGCGGCGCGTGCACAGTACTGCTTGACGGCGAGCCCGTGCATAGCTGCCTGATCCCAGCCTTCCGCGCCGACGGCCATGCCGTGACCACGATCGAAGGCCTTGCGCCCGACGGCGATACCCATCCGATGCAGCAGGCTTTTCTGGATGCGCAGGGATTCCAGTGCGGGTTCTGTACATCAGGCATGATCCTGACCTGCGCGTCGCTGAACCAGGCGCAGCGCCAGGACCTCGGCGCCTCGCTGAAAGGCAACATCTGCCGCTGCACCGGCTATCGTTCGATCGAGGACGCGCTCAACGGCCGGAACAACATCGAGGACGCCGACGCCGGCATCGCGTTCGGCCGCAGTCTGCCCGCGCCTGCGGGCCCACGGGTAGTGCGCGGCTCGGAGCCCTATACGTTCGATGTCGCGCCGGAAGGCTTGCTGCATATCAAGATGCTGCGTTCGCCGCATCCGCATGCGAATATCATCTCGATCGACAAGACCGCGGCACTTGGCGTTACCGGCGTGCATAGCGTGCTGACTTTCGAAGACGCCCCAGACCGGCTGTTCTCCACCGCGCGGCACGAATGGGACTGGATGGACCCGGACGACACCCGTGTGCTCGACAATGTCGCCCGCTTTATCGGGCAGAAGGTCGCCGCCGTGGTCGCCGAGACCGAAGCCGCCGCCGAGGAAGGCTGCCGGAAGCTGAAGATTCAGTACGAAATCCTGCCGGCAGCGGTCGATCCCGTGGCGGCGATTGCGCCTGATGCCCCCGTGCTGCACGCCGACAAGACACAAGCAAACCGCGTCGCGAACGCGGCCCGCAATATCGTGGCCGAAATCCATGGCGAATTCGGTGACGTCGCGGCTGCGCTGGCGCAGGCTGCCGTCACCTATGAAGGTGCTTTTGCGACCCAGCGGGTCCAACATGCGGCGCTGGAAACCCATGGCGGCCTTGCCTGGGTCGATGGCGACGGAATCCTCAACGTGCGTTCCAGCACGCAGGTGCCGTTCCTGACACGGCGCACGCTGGCCGACCTGTTCCATCTACCGCTCCACAAGGTACGGGTGTTCTGTGAGCGCGTCGGCGGTGGGTTCGGCGGCAAGCAGGAAATGTTCGTCGAGGACATTCTTGCGCTCGCGGCGCTCAAGACCGGCCGTCCGGTCAAATTCGAGCTGACGCGGGAAGAACAATTCATCTCGACCTCGACGCGGCATCCGATGCAGGTCACCGTCAAAGCAGGCGCCGACAAGGGCGGCAAGCTCACGGCATTGCAGCTCGACGTACTCTCCAACACCGGCGCCTACGGCAATCACGCCGGCCCGGTGCTGTTTCATTCGGTCAACGAATGCATCGGCGTCTATAACTGCCCGAACAAGAAGGTCGACGGCATCGCCGCCTATACCAACACCGTGCCGGCAGGTGCGTTTCGCGGTTACGGCCTGCCGCAAACGTTGATCGCTGTCGAAGCCGCAATCGACGAACTGGCAAAACAGCTCGGCATCAGCCCGTTCGAAATGCGCCGCCGCAATGTCGTGAAACCCGGCGATCCCATGTTGTCGCCGCCGGAGTCCAAGTATCACGACGTGTTTTATGGCAGCTATGGCCTCGATCAGTGCCTCGACCTCGTCGAGCGCGCCATGGCGGCGGATGAACCAAAGCCTGAGCTTTCCGCAGACTGGCTGACCGGGGACGGCATCGCGCTGACCATGATCGACACCGTGCCGCCGGCCGGGCATTTCGCCGATTGCAGCATCGCGCTGCGCGACGATGGCAGCTTCGATCTCACGGTCGGCACCGCGGAGTTCGGCAACGGGACCAGCACCGTGCATCGCCAGATCGCCGCCAGCGCGCTGGCGACGTCGGTTGATCGCATTCGCCTACTCCAATCCGACACCGCGCAGGACGGCCACGACACCGGCGCCTATGGCAGCGCCGGCATCTTCGTCGCCGGACGCGCAACGCAAATCGCAGCCGAGGCGCTGGCCGCCCAGTTGAAGCAATTCGCGGCATCCTTGCTCGGCGAAAACGCTGATGCCTGCGCGCTCGATAACCACGCCACCGTGTGCGCCGGACGCCGGACGCCCTACGCGCTGCTAGCTGCGTCAGCGCAATCGCTGGGTAAAGCCCTCAGCGCCAGCGGCAATTCGTCGGGCACGCCGCGGTCGGTTGCTTTCAACGTGCAGGGTTTTCGTGTCGCCGTGAACAAATACACCGGTGAGATCAAGATACTGAAGAGCGTGCAAGCCGCCGATGCCGGCCGCGTCGCCAACCCGATGCAATGCCGCGGCCAGGTCGAAGGCGGCGTTGCGCAATCGCTGGGCGCTACGCTCTATGAAGAAATGGTGATCGATGACAATGGCCGCGTCATCAATCCAAAATTCCGCGATTATCATTTGCCGTCGTTTGCCGACGTTCCCCGGACCGAAGTGCTGTTCGCCGACACGACGGACACGCTGGGGCCGATGGGCGCCAAATCGATGAGCGAGAGCCCTTACAACCCGGTCGCCGCGGCGCTCGGCAACGCCATCGCCAATGCCACCGGCATCCGCTTCACGGCGACGCCGTTCAAGCCGGACCGGCTATGGCCAATGCTGCATGAGAAGTTTGGGAAGTAG
- a CDS encoding FAD binding domain-containing protein, producing MDLNTIAAVAHPTTRDQLPVWTAGDAWLAGGTWLFSEPQAHLTRLIDLTDLKWPALTIGETELSISATCTVAQLDALSCPPEWIASPLINQCCRAFLASFKIWKTATVGGNICMSLPAGPMISLTSALDGVCTIWQAGGGERKIAVADFVTGDQRNVLAPGDLLRQVDIPLAALRRRSAFRQISLTPVGRSAALLIGCVTSDGGLALTITASTSRPVRLSFAGIPNDKELRETILQRIADDLYHTDLHGKPAWRKHMTLRLAEEIRVELQGTA from the coding sequence ATGGACCTGAACACCATTGCCGCGGTTGCCCATCCCACGACGCGGGATCAATTGCCCGTTTGGACGGCAGGCGACGCCTGGCTCGCGGGCGGGACCTGGCTGTTCTCGGAACCGCAGGCGCATCTGACCCGGCTGATCGATCTCACCGACCTGAAATGGCCGGCGCTGACCATCGGCGAGACTGAATTGTCGATATCCGCGACCTGTACGGTCGCGCAGCTCGATGCGCTTTCCTGCCCTCCGGAATGGATCGCCTCGCCGCTGATCAACCAGTGCTGCCGCGCGTTTCTTGCTTCCTTCAAGATCTGGAAGACGGCGACGGTGGGCGGCAACATCTGCATGTCGCTGCCGGCGGGGCCGATGATCTCTCTCACCTCGGCGCTCGACGGTGTCTGCACGATCTGGCAGGCCGGTGGCGGTGAGCGAAAAATTGCCGTCGCCGATTTCGTCACCGGCGACCAGCGCAACGTACTCGCACCGGGCGATCTGTTGCGGCAGGTCGACATCCCGCTCGCGGCCTTGAGGCGGCGCTCGGCGTTCCGCCAGATTTCGCTGACGCCGGTCGGCCGCTCGGCGGCGCTGTTGATCGGCTGCGTCACCAGCGACGGTGGATTGGCGCTGACGATAACAGCATCGACCAGCCGGCCGGTTCGATTGTCCTTCGCCGGAATCCCAAACGACAAGGAATTGCGCGAAACGATTTTGCAGCGCATTGCCGACGACCTCTACCACACCGACCTTCACGGCAAGCCAGCATGGCGCAAGCATATGACGCTGCGACTCGCGGAAGAGATCCGCGTCGAATTGCAGGGCACGGCATAA
- a CDS encoding 8-oxoguanine deaminase has product MDETQAIWIRDPLSILADGAERGVVVHGGKIVELVPRGREPATANTVVYDAQAHVVLPGLINTHHHFYQTLTRALPAALDRELFPWLQALYPVWARLTPESLHLGATVAMSELLLSGCTTTTDHHYVFPAGLEDAIDIEVAAAQRLGIRVLLTRGSMDRSQKDGGLPPDSVVQDEDTILADSERVVAKHHQRGEDAMVQIALAPCSPFSVTTSLMRATATLADKLDVRLHTHLAETEDENKFCEQMHGCRPLDYLEQCGWLHARTWLAHGIFFNSDEMKRLGKARTAISHCACSNQILASGCCPVCEMEEAGVSIGLGVDGSASNDESNLMQEVRAAFLLQRARYGVGRVSHKDALRWATKGSAACVGRPELGEIAVGKAADLALFKLDELRFSGHGDPLAALVLCGAHRADRVMVGGNWVVTDGAIPGLGVSDLIRRHSAAARAMHQG; this is encoded by the coding sequence ATGGACGAAACGCAGGCGATCTGGATCAGGGATCCCCTTTCCATTCTCGCCGACGGCGCCGAGCGCGGCGTCGTGGTCCATGGCGGCAAGATCGTCGAACTGGTGCCGCGCGGCCGGGAGCCGGCGACCGCAAATACCGTCGTCTATGATGCCCAAGCGCACGTCGTCCTGCCTGGCTTGATCAATACCCATCATCATTTCTACCAGACCTTGACGCGGGCGCTGCCGGCGGCGCTCGATCGCGAACTGTTTCCGTGGTTGCAGGCGCTTTATCCGGTTTGGGCCCGGCTGACGCCAGAATCGCTCCACCTTGGGGCCACCGTCGCGATGTCGGAGTTGCTGCTGTCGGGCTGCACCACCACGACCGATCACCATTATGTGTTTCCGGCAGGGCTCGAGGACGCCATCGATATCGAGGTTGCCGCCGCCCAGCGGCTCGGCATCCGCGTGCTGCTGACGCGCGGCTCGATGGACCGCTCCCAGAAGGATGGCGGCCTGCCGCCCGACAGCGTGGTGCAGGACGAGGATACGATTTTGGCCGACAGCGAACGCGTGGTGGCAAAACACCACCAGCGCGGGGAGGATGCGATGGTGCAGATCGCGCTGGCGCCATGCTCGCCGTTTTCGGTGACGACCTCGCTGATGCGCGCGACTGCCACCCTTGCAGACAAGCTCGACGTCCGCCTGCACACGCATCTGGCCGAAACCGAGGACGAGAACAAATTCTGCGAGCAGATGCATGGCTGCCGGCCGCTCGACTATCTCGAACAATGCGGCTGGCTCCATGCGCGGACCTGGCTGGCGCACGGCATCTTCTTCAATTCCGACGAGATGAAGCGGCTCGGCAAGGCCAGGACCGCCATCAGCCATTGCGCCTGCAGCAACCAGATTCTGGCGTCGGGCTGCTGTCCGGTCTGCGAGATGGAAGAGGCGGGGGTCTCGATCGGGCTCGGCGTCGACGGCTCGGCGTCGAACGATGAGTCCAACCTGATGCAGGAAGTCCGCGCCGCGTTCCTGCTGCAGCGGGCGCGCTACGGCGTCGGCCGCGTCAGCCACAAGGACGCGCTGCGATGGGCTACCAAGGGCTCGGCGGCCTGCGTCGGCCGGCCCGAGCTCGGCGAAATCGCGGTCGGGAAGGCTGCTGACCTCGCGTTGTTCAAGCTCGACGAATTGCGCTTCTCCGGCCACGGCGATCCGCTAGCGGCACTCGTTCTATGCGGCGCGCACCGCGCCGACCGCGTGATGGTCGGCGGCAATTGGGTGGTGACCGACGGTGCGATCCCCGGCCTCGGCGTATCAGACCTGATCCGCCGCCACAGCGCCGCCGCCCGCGCGATGCATCAGGGGTAA
- a CDS encoding BMP family ABC transporter substrate-binding protein: MRKILIAATAAVLVTGAGLFGASAADKLKIGFIYLGPVGDLGWTYQHDLGRLAMVKEFGDKVETTFLENVSEGPDSERSIEQLARAGNKLIFTTSFGYMEPTLKVAKKYPNVHFEHATGYKRDKNMSTYSGRFYEGRYIQGIIAAKMSKSGVLGYIASFPIPEVISGINATMLGAQTINPNIKVKIIWANTWFDPGKEADAAKALIDQGADIIMQHTDSPAAMQVAAERGKLAFGQDSEMIKFGPKTQLTSIMDNWGPYYIERVKAELDGTWKSEDFWGGLKSKLVVMAPYTNMPDDVKKLAMDTEAAIIEGTLQPFKCPIVGQDGKEVECKGGTHLDDGQVLGMNFYVKGIDDKIPGK; this comes from the coding sequence ATGAGAAAGATTCTCATCGCGGCGACCGCAGCGGTGCTCGTTACCGGAGCAGGCCTGTTCGGCGCTTCCGCCGCCGACAAACTCAAGATCGGATTCATCTATCTCGGCCCGGTCGGCGACCTCGGCTGGACCTACCAGCATGACCTCGGGCGCCTCGCCATGGTCAAGGAGTTCGGCGACAAGGTCGAAACCACGTTCCTGGAGAATGTCAGCGAAGGCCCGGACTCCGAACGCTCGATCGAGCAGCTGGCGCGCGCCGGCAACAAGCTGATCTTCACGACCTCGTTCGGCTACATGGAGCCGACGCTGAAGGTCGCCAAGAAATATCCGAACGTGCATTTCGAGCACGCCACCGGCTACAAGCGCGACAAGAACATGTCGACCTATTCGGGGCGGTTCTATGAGGGCCGCTACATCCAGGGCATCATCGCGGCCAAGATGTCGAAGTCGGGCGTGCTCGGCTATATCGCCTCGTTCCCGATTCCCGAAGTGATCTCCGGCATCAACGCCACCATGCTCGGTGCACAGACGATCAACCCCAACATCAAGGTGAAGATCATCTGGGCGAACACCTGGTTCGATCCCGGCAAGGAAGCCGACGCCGCCAAGGCGCTGATCGACCAGGGCGCCGACATCATCATGCAGCACACCGACAGCCCTGCCGCAATGCAGGTCGCCGCCGAGCGCGGCAAGCTGGCGTTCGGCCAGGATTCCGAAATGATCAAGTTCGGGCCAAAGACGCAGCTCACTTCGATCATGGACAACTGGGGCCCCTATTATATCGAACGCGTCAAGGCCGAGCTCGACGGTACCTGGAAGTCGGAAGATTTCTGGGGCGGCCTGAAGAGCAAGCTCGTCGTCATGGCGCCCTACACCAACATGCCCGACGACGTGAAGAAGCTGGCGATGGATACTGAGGCTGCCATCATCGAAGGCACGCTGCAGCCGTTCAAGTGCCCCATCGTCGGCCAGGACGGCAAGGAAGTCGAATGCAAGGGCGGCACCCATCTCGACGACGGCCAGGTGCTCGGCATGAATTTTTATGTGAAGGGTATCGACGATAAGATTCCAGGCAAGTGA
- a CDS encoding ABC transporter permease: MGLIEAIILAVLAASTPLLLAATGELVTERAGVLNLGVEGMMIVGAACGFGGAWLSGSVIIGALCGIAAGILMSLIFALMTLGLAVNQVATGLALTILGIGLSGLIGSRFVGEKISLAPHLYIPGLTDIPLVGRILFGEDAFVYLSLALVIGVWFFLYKTRAGLILRAAGDNHTSAHALGYPVLRIRMLAVMFGGGCAGLAGAYLPLAYTPFFIPGMTAGRGWIALALVVFASWLPGRLVIGAYLFGAVTILQLHAQGWGVGVPSQLMSASPYLATIIVLVLISRARTGGSTAPAALGTVFVPDR, encoded by the coding sequence GTGGGGCTCATTGAGGCCATCATCCTTGCAGTGCTGGCGGCGTCCACGCCGTTGCTGCTAGCTGCCACCGGCGAGCTCGTGACCGAACGCGCCGGCGTGCTCAACCTCGGCGTCGAGGGCATGATGATCGTCGGCGCGGCCTGCGGCTTCGGCGGCGCCTGGCTATCCGGTTCGGTCATCATCGGCGCGCTGTGCGGCATCGCCGCCGGCATACTGATGTCGCTGATCTTCGCGCTGATGACGCTGGGCCTTGCGGTCAACCAGGTCGCGACGGGTCTCGCGCTGACCATTCTCGGCATCGGCCTTTCCGGCCTGATCGGCTCCCGCTTCGTTGGCGAAAAGATTTCGCTGGCGCCGCATCTGTATATTCCCGGTCTCACCGATATCCCGCTGGTCGGGCGCATTCTGTTCGGCGAGGACGCCTTCGTGTACCTCTCGCTGGCGCTGGTCATTGGCGTCTGGTTCTTTCTCTACAAGACGCGGGCCGGGTTGATCCTGCGCGCGGCGGGCGACAACCACACCTCGGCACATGCGCTCGGATATCCCGTCCTCAGGATCCGGATGCTCGCGGTGATGTTCGGCGGCGGCTGCGCAGGCTTGGCCGGCGCCTATCTGCCGCTCGCCTATACACCCTTCTTCATCCCCGGCATGACCGCAGGCCGCGGATGGATCGCGCTGGCGCTGGTCGTGTTCGCATCATGGCTGCCGGGGCGCCTCGTGATCGGCGCCTATCTGTTCGGCGCCGTGACGATCCTGCAGCTGCATGCGCAGGGCTGGGGCGTCGGCGTGCCCTCGCAGTTGATGTCGGCATCGCCGTATCTGGCGACCATCATTGTCCTTGTCCTGATTTCACGTGCACGAACCGGCGGCTCGACTGCGCCCGCGGCGCTCGGGACCGTGTTCGTGCCCGACCGGTAA
- a CDS encoding ABC transporter permease, whose protein sequence is MQLVLEKRAERSNTIALVSPLIAIGLTLMTMSILFAILGKNPITALGVYFIDPLIDSYSLQEIAVKATPLVMIAIGLSLCYLANAWNIGAEGQFLIGAVAGSWLAVKTQGTDAGPWVLPAMMVLAAAGGALYALIPAICKVRFGASEILTSLMLVYVADLLLDYLVRGPWRDPKGFNFPTTAEFDPVATVPVLIESGRLHLGGIIALVVVAAGAVLLGRTIKGFEIRVVGAAPRAARFGGFNSNQLILLTFAISGALAGLAGIIEVAGPVGHLQPGISPGYGFTAIIVAFLGRLNPVGILIAGLFLALTFIGGEQAQIAMKIPLDVTKVFQGILLFFVLACDSLILYRFKLIFASPKVSSGAH, encoded by the coding sequence ATGCAGCTGGTGCTTGAAAAACGCGCCGAGCGTTCGAACACGATCGCGCTGGTTTCGCCGCTGATCGCGATCGGCCTGACGCTGATGACCATGAGTATCCTGTTTGCGATCCTGGGCAAGAACCCGATTACCGCGCTCGGCGTCTACTTCATCGATCCCCTCATCGACAGCTATTCGCTGCAGGAGATCGCGGTGAAGGCGACACCCTTGGTGATGATCGCGATCGGCCTGTCGCTCTGCTACCTCGCCAACGCCTGGAATATCGGCGCCGAAGGGCAATTCCTGATCGGCGCCGTCGCCGGCAGCTGGCTTGCGGTGAAGACGCAGGGCACCGACGCCGGCCCGTGGGTATTGCCGGCCATGATGGTGCTGGCGGCAGCCGGCGGCGCGCTCTACGCCCTGATCCCGGCGATCTGCAAGGTCCGGTTCGGCGCCAGCGAAATCCTCACCAGCCTGATGCTGGTCTACGTCGCCGATCTCCTGCTAGATTACCTCGTGCGCGGCCCGTGGCGCGATCCCAAGGGCTTCAACTTCCCGACCACCGCCGAGTTCGATCCGGTCGCAACCGTGCCGGTACTGATCGAGAGCGGCCGGCTGCATCTTGGCGGCATCATAGCGCTGGTGGTGGTCGCGGCGGGCGCGGTGCTGCTCGGCAGGACCATCAAGGGGTTTGAAATCCGCGTCGTCGGTGCCGCCCCGCGCGCCGCGCGGTTCGGCGGCTTCAATTCCAACCAGCTGATCCTCCTCACCTTCGCGATTTCGGGCGCGCTGGCAGGCCTCGCCGGGATCATCGAGGTTGCGGGTCCCGTCGGGCATCTGCAGCCGGGTATCTCGCCGGGCTACGGCTTTACCGCGATCATCGTCGCGTTTCTGGGGCGGCTGAACCCGGTTGGAATATTAATTGCAGGACTGTTCCTCGCACTCACTTTCATCGGCGGCGAGCAGGCGCAGATTGCAATGAAAATCCCGTTGGACGTCACCAAGGTGTTTCAGGGCATTCTGCTGTTCTTCGTGCTCGCCTGCGATTCCCTCATTCTCTACCGGTTCAAGCTCATTTTCGCGTCACCAAAGGTGTCCAGTGGGGCTCATTGA
- a CDS encoding ABC transporter ATP-binding protein, giving the protein MLDSTPAALQRGATPLLQTVGLTKRYGTFLANEAIDIDIWPQQIHALLGENGAGKSTLVKTIYGLIQPSEGEMRWQGEKMVLSGPSEARSRGIGMVFQHFSLFDNLTVAENVALGLDGKESFKDMSARLEEVSRIYGLPLDPRREVWQLSVGERQRIEIVRALMQNPKFLILDEPTAVLTPQEADQLFTVLDRLKAEGRAILYISHKLEEVKRLCDTATILRGGKKVSTCNPKAETAASLARMMVGGEIKEVKAAANRQTTVPRLVVNDLNLEPEDPHGVRLQHIAFELKGGEILGIAGVAGNGQDELFAALSGERLARDPGTVVIDGHAAGHLSITQRRKLGAAFVPEERLGHGTAPRMKLSENALLTGHAASGMVQHGFVNTAATLKTVDRATEVFDVRKAKRDPEAASLSGGNLQKFIVGREILRNPVVLIVSQPTWGVDAGAASVIRQALLDLAASGAAVLVTSQDLDELAEITDRIAVMFHGHLSEPMSTRDASREKLGLLMGGSTLDQKEAAHAAGA; this is encoded by the coding sequence ATGCTGGACTCGACGCCTGCCGCGCTGCAGAGGGGTGCCACGCCGCTGCTCCAGACGGTTGGCCTCACCAAGCGCTACGGCACCTTCCTCGCCAACGAGGCGATCGATATCGATATCTGGCCGCAGCAGATCCACGCGCTGCTCGGCGAGAACGGCGCAGGCAAATCGACGCTCGTCAAAACCATCTATGGATTGATCCAGCCGAGCGAAGGCGAAATGCGCTGGCAGGGCGAGAAGATGGTTTTGTCCGGACCCTCGGAAGCTCGCAGCCGCGGCATCGGCATGGTGTTTCAGCATTTCTCGCTGTTCGACAATCTTACCGTGGCGGAAAACGTAGCGCTGGGGCTCGACGGCAAGGAATCCTTCAAGGACATGTCGGCGCGCCTTGAGGAAGTATCCCGTATTTACGGGCTTCCGCTCGATCCCAGGCGCGAGGTCTGGCAATTGTCCGTCGGCGAACGCCAGCGCATCGAGATCGTGCGCGCGCTGATGCAGAACCCGAAATTCCTGATCCTCGATGAACCGACCGCGGTGCTGACGCCGCAGGAAGCCGACCAGCTCTTCACCGTGCTCGATCGCCTCAAGGCCGAGGGCCGCGCCATCCTCTACATCAGCCACAAGCTGGAAGAAGTGAAGCGGCTCTGCGACACCGCCACCATCCTGCGCGGCGGCAAGAAAGTCTCGACCTGCAATCCCAAGGCGGAGACGGCGGCCTCGCTCGCGCGGATGATGGTCGGCGGCGAGATCAAGGAAGTGAAGGCCGCCGCCAACCGGCAAACCACCGTGCCGCGGCTGGTCGTCAACGACCTCAACCTCGAGCCCGAGGATCCCCACGGCGTGCGGCTCCAGCACATCGCCTTCGAGCTGAAAGGTGGTGAAATCCTGGGCATCGCCGGCGTCGCCGGCAACGGCCAGGACGAGCTTTTCGCCGCGCTGTCGGGGGAGCGGCTGGCGCGGGACCCCGGCACGGTGGTGATCGACGGACATGCCGCGGGGCACCTTTCGATCACCCAGCGGCGCAAGCTTGGCGCAGCCTTCGTTCCCGAGGAACGGCTCGGCCATGGCACCGCGCCGCGCATGAAGCTGTCCGAGAACGCGCTGCTGACCGGCCACGCAGCCTCCGGCATGGTCCAGCACGGCTTCGTCAACACCGCGGCAACGCTGAAGACCGTCGACCGTGCGACCGAGGTCTTCGACGTGCGCAAGGCCAAGCGCGATCCGGAAGCCGCCAGCCTCTCCGGCGGCAATCTGCAAAAATTCATCGTCGGCCGGGAAATCCTGCGCAACCCGGTGGTGCTGATCGTAAGCCAGCCGACCTGGGGCGTTGACGCCGGTGCGGCCAGCGTGATCCGCCAGGCCCTGCTCGATCTTGCCGCCAGCGGTGCCGCGGTACTGGTCACGAGCCAGGACCTCGACGAGCTCGCCGAAATCACTGACCGCATCGCCGTGATGTTCCACGGCCATCTGTCGGAGCCGATGTCAACCCGCGATGCGAGCCGTGAGAAGCTCGGCCTGCTGATGGGCGGGAGCACATTGGATCAGAAGGAAGCGGCGCATGCAGCTGGTGCTTGA
- a CDS encoding nucleoside deaminase has protein sequence MANLSALSPPEFDAHFLRRSFDVARRATTHGNHPFGAVLVTQNGKVLLEAENGYMPFHDGTAHAERLLATQACTTIDANILRSATLYSSAEPCAMCAGAIYWAGIGRLVYGLSEHRLRKLTGNHPENPTLDLPCREVFASGQRSTEVVGPLLEDEAAAVHAGAWTK, from the coding sequence ATGGCGAACCTTTCAGCACTCAGCCCGCCGGAGTTCGACGCGCATTTCCTGCGGCGATCCTTTGACGTGGCCCGCCGTGCAACGACGCATGGCAATCATCCCTTCGGCGCTGTCCTGGTCACCCAGAACGGCAAGGTGCTGCTCGAAGCCGAGAACGGCTACATGCCTTTCCATGACGGCACCGCGCATGCCGAACGGCTGCTGGCGACGCAGGCCTGTACCACGATCGACGCGAATATCCTGCGCAGCGCCACGCTCTATTCGTCCGCCGAGCCCTGCGCGATGTGTGCGGGCGCGATCTACTGGGCCGGCATCGGCCGGTTGGTCTACGGCCTCAGCGAACACCGCTTGCGGAAGCTAACCGGCAACCACCCGGAAAATCCAACGCTCGATTTGCCGTGCCGCGAGGTCTTTGCCAGCGGCCAGCGGTCGACCGAAGTGGTCGGACCGCTGCTGGAGGACGAGGCCGCGGCCGTGCATGCCGGGGCGTGGACGAAATAG